From Bacillus oleivorans:
GTCAAATTTACTATTAAGGAGATAGTCAATTTTTAATCCATTAACTACTTTTTGGATGTTGGTTTCTACCTCATAACCGCCCAAATAAGTAAATTGATCCTGGATCGAACCATATTCTTTGATCAATTGATTGAGGCGGGTTTCATCCCGTTCTGATGCCATTCTTGTTTCTAAATCCCGCATCTCATTCTCCATTTTTTTCAGTTTAGAAAAGGCGGAAGCTAAAACTTCGTAAACTGTTACTTGATTTGTGTAGGATGGAATTTGTTCAAGATAGCCCACCTTACAGTCTTTTTTAATATGGATCTGCCCAGAGTCAGGTGCTTCAATCCCGGCAAGCAGCTTAAAAATCGTAGTTTTACCGCTTCCGTTACGGCCTACTAAGCCGACCCGATCATTTTCGTGTATTTCAAATGACAATTGTTCAAATATTTTAGTTCCGCCGAACATTTTACTTACTTCATGTGCCGCACAAATTATCATGATGGTTAACTCCTTTTTTAAATATAAAAAAGCCATAGGCAAGAACACCTCACCCATGGCACCCAGACATATATCTAAAAACAAAAAGAGAGCTCAAATAAGCTCTCCTTTTATCTTATTTCAATTTAGATGGATAAAGAGATTCTTATTGTTTTATTGTTGCTATGCAGTTGCTAAAAAAGGGCATACGTATCCCGTTAGCAGCTGCATCATGCAAAATCGCACAGCAAATACTTAAAAAGCTAAGAATTTGTGAGCGCCCAACAACAAAACGATTCATCTCTTGATCCACCTCCTTTGCCGAACTTAAAACATAGTTTAAGTATAAATTTTTCCATTATGAATTACAAGCCTGCTTCGTCTAAAACCCTAAAATGCTGCCACTCATAAGGGAGTAACCGCTGATACTTATCTGAAAGGAATCTGTCCTCTATAAGTACCAAAATTCCTTTGTCCTCTTCTGTTCGAATCAGCCGGCCGCCTGCCTGTAAAACCTTGTTCATTCCAGGGAACACATATGCGTAATCATATCCGCTCTTTCCCTTTTGATTGTAAAAATCTTTAATTAAGTC
This genomic window contains:
- a CDS encoding RAxF-45 family protein — translated: MNRFVVGRSQILSFLSICCAILHDAAANGIRMPFFSNCIATIKQ